The following DNA comes from Triticum aestivum cultivar Chinese Spring chromosome 3D, IWGSC CS RefSeq v2.1, whole genome shotgun sequence.
CCGCTCGCTCGCTCAGTCGCTCACAGCGCTAGCTCCATTCGCTCTCCCAGTCACTCTCCCAGATCCGCTCGTCGGCGGCCCGCGTCCCCATCGCCAGCCTCCCCTCTGCCACTCCCCCTCGACGTCGGTCTCTCTGCCTCTCCCTCTCGACGTCGCCGGCCTCTTCCACCACCCGTCCTCCAGTCACAGTCTGTATGCGCCACtgaaaaatttgatttttttccgCCGGTGACGAGCTTCTATGCGGTGGAGGCGCGCGGGCGCTCGATCTACGTGCGCCGGTGGATCCACCCCTCCCTAGCTCCTACCTCCACCCCTACAGAAGGCGAAGAAGACTCGGCCCAGCTCCCTCCTCTCCCGGATCCCCAGGCCCAGCACGACGTCgccggcggccccgccggcgctcgGGCGCTTGAAGAGGCGGAATCGGAGCTGCTGCTGGTGGTGGAGGCCCCCGGGGGAGGCACTGGGGGAGGAGGCCTCCGCcgcgtccttgggcgggctgcccATGCCGTCAGTCCGCGGCGAGCGCAGGGAGCCACTAGTGGCGAACAATTCCGTGGCGGCGGCGCCGGACTACGGGGACTACAGGGAGTTCCTGTCCCATTACTGCAGGTGAGCGATTCGTCTTGTTTTGGTGCCAAGAACCAGTCTTATCCCCATTGCAGCAGGACATCCAGTCTTGGTTGTTTCGGTGCCAAGAACCTTTGTTTTCTTGCGCTAAATTCAGGCTGTTATCGACCTTGCTGAAGTGATATCCCGTCTGTTATGATGTCTGAGGCAGGTTCACCTACTGCGCTAAGTTCAGTCTTGGAATAGTTACCTTGTGCTGCAATTTTTTGCTGTGTTATAAAGTGATTCTTACTGCTGGTAACTTAGTATAGCTTTGGATTTATGTAACTGCATCAAATGTTCAGTGTTCACCAATCCTCCAGATATCAGATGCTGGATTCTCACTCTGCTATGAATCTTGAGATTCTACTGAAACTCTGCTTATAAAGTGATTCTTGCTTCCAATTATTATTTGGGCATCCCACTGAAACTCTGCTTAGCTAGTGGCTGGTTCTCTATAATGATTGACAATTGCAATGGAGTGAAAGAAATAATGTCTTTTGACTTCACTTTTCTTTTCAGAAATTAGCTAGTCAAGCAACCAAATGTGGTATCTTGTTCTAATTCCTGAGATATTATCATAAAAGCAGGTTCTGAAGAATGGTGTGGAGGTGAAGTTGAAGAGGAATGCCCTGAGTGTCTTGGAAGCTCCAGCTACTGTAAGACCATGCCATCATTCACAATGTGTGTATCAAAAAATGCTTTAAATTGTCAATAACACAATCAGACTAAATGTGTTCTTCTTATTTGTTTTCACTGCAATCTCAGTACATACTCCCTGT
Coding sequences within:
- the LOC123076144 gene encoding uncharacterized protein, giving the protein MCTRLVAVLAATPSVPKCRSFKRSYCNFRHVTKFFHFPNLPSRIVRSLSAPLARSVAHSASSIRSPSHSPRSARRRPASPSPASPLPLPLDVGLSASPSRRRRPLPPPVLQSQSVCATEKFDFFPPVTSFYAVEARGRSIYVRRWIHPSLAPTSTPTEGEEDSAQLPPLPDPQAQHDVAGGPAGARALEEAESELLLVVEAPGGGTGGGGLRRVLGRAAHAVSPRRAQGATSGEQFRGGGAGLRGLQGVPVPLLQVLKNGVEVKLKRNALSVLEAPATSGYWARR